One Paenisporosarcina sp. FSL H8-0542 genomic region harbors:
- the dacB gene encoding D-alanyl-D-alanine carboxypeptidase/D-alanyl-D-alanine-endopeptidase, with the protein MKIKRKILIGMTTLVMFTGTSLITLPEKASVQAASSYTSLQNSVNTIMRDSRMTSASSSVTIRKATTGEIVYQKDANKGITTASTLKSLTASAALETLGENYRFSTDVLTNGTVSNGTLYGNLYLRGKGDPTLQKSDFDHFASMLANRGVKRLSGHIIGDDSWYDADRLSPGIAREDESYYYAAQISALSLSPNTDYDAGSVIVSAKPSVNGRAAQVTLTPATGVVRIVNLSKTVPKGYSNTLKIKREVGTNKVVITGNAPIGSAGSKEWIAVSNPTAYAMDVFKRSLSSKGISFVSTSKVVQGTTPRTARVLLSKKSMPLKDLMIPFLKLSNNTHAEVLAKEMGKVTYGKGSWDAGLRVMRNYAASIGLDVNQWVFEDASGMSHANKVPSSQMSKLLYLVRSEPWYGTFRKGLPIAGGSERFVGGTLRTRMKTAPAKGNVIAKTGSLDDVSALAGYAKTRNGEWLIFSVQTQNTKSSTVPVIDRLATAIANTNTSQ; encoded by the coding sequence GTGAAAATAAAACGAAAGATTTTAATTGGAATGACGACATTGGTCATGTTCACTGGGACGAGTTTGATAACTTTGCCCGAGAAGGCATCTGTACAGGCTGCTTCTTCTTATACAAGTTTACAGAACTCAGTGAATACGATTATGAGAGACAGTAGAATGACCAGTGCTTCATCGAGTGTGACGATTCGTAAAGCGACTACAGGTGAGATTGTCTATCAAAAAGATGCAAATAAAGGCATTACTACCGCTTCAACTCTAAAATCCCTCACCGCATCTGCCGCTTTGGAAACACTTGGAGAAAACTATCGCTTTTCCACAGATGTTCTTACAAATGGAACTGTTTCAAACGGAACTTTGTATGGAAATCTGTATCTTCGTGGAAAAGGGGATCCAACTCTACAAAAAAGCGATTTCGATCATTTTGCTTCAATGCTAGCTAATCGTGGAGTAAAGCGACTGTCTGGACACATTATCGGGGACGACAGTTGGTACGATGCTGACCGGCTTTCACCGGGGATTGCAAGAGAAGACGAATCCTATTATTACGCTGCACAAATTTCTGCATTAAGCCTTTCACCGAATACGGATTATGATGCAGGCTCTGTCATTGTGAGTGCCAAACCTTCCGTGAATGGACGAGCTGCACAAGTTACGTTAACACCTGCTACGGGTGTCGTACGCATTGTTAATTTATCTAAAACAGTTCCTAAAGGGTATAGCAATACGTTGAAAATCAAACGTGAAGTCGGCACGAATAAAGTGGTGATAACAGGAAATGCTCCAATCGGTTCTGCAGGCAGTAAAGAATGGATTGCCGTTTCCAACCCAACTGCGTATGCGATGGATGTTTTCAAGAGATCTTTATCTTCTAAAGGGATATCGTTTGTTTCAACATCTAAAGTGGTACAGGGCACTACACCTAGGACGGCACGCGTTCTTCTTTCCAAAAAATCGATGCCATTAAAAGATTTAATGATTCCATTTTTGAAGTTAAGTAACAATACGCACGCGGAAGTTTTGGCAAAGGAAATGGGTAAAGTTACATATGGAAAAGGCAGCTGGGATGCCGGACTTAGAGTCATGCGAAATTATGCAGCTTCTATCGGCTTAGATGTGAACCAATGGGTATTTGAAGACGCATCTGGAATGTCGCATGCAAATAAAGTACCTTCAAGCCAGATGTCCAAGTTACTGTATCTAGTCAGGTCAGAACCTTGGTATGGAACATTCCGTAAAGGATTGCCAATAGCGGGCGGCTCTGAGCGATTTGTTGGCGGAACGTTACGAACGCGAATGAAGACAGCACCTGCTAAAGGAAATGTAATTGCCAAGACGGGCAGTTTAGACGATGTAAGTGCTCTAGCGGGCTATGCTAAAACAAGAAATGGTGAATGGCTGATTTTCAGCGTTCAAACTCAAAATACAAAATCTAGCACAGTTCCTGTCATTGATCGCTTGGCAACCGCCATTGCGAATACCAATACATCCCAATAA
- a CDS encoding metallophosphoesterase: protein MKLRILHTNDLHSNFDNFSRMATLISTYKNENTIVLDGGDFADFKSIELQGTKGIAAIELLEEVGYDALTIGNNEMFNGVGTLEHMASHSSVPFISNNLVKKDLSIIQGVVSSAIVVKNGLRILITGSSPDMGVFNEGLGIHVYSYKDMIANEIKRNEGQYDLCILLSHIGTVADEEVAEDISEIDIILSAHDHQLYNEAKIAHGTIMNSAGNYGEYLGIVDIEINENKQVELIYSATLPTKNEEIDERITTILKENKAKAIMTLSRPLYHLEQPLWHDVLEENPLTNLIADGLKDMLKCEIGLINSGIANSGVFHDLSHKKLIEVCPSPLNPTSFEVKGKDIKLALEQSLDAQVCLADGRGPGFRGKFVGRLHISGADIIHDGKTIEGVMIGKRLMEDEVWYSVASSDYLQRGSGYPSLAHNRNDQYSPDEIKDVIRQYANQPDFVERAMMNRWKQVASVSV from the coding sequence ATGAAATTACGAATTTTACATACCAATGACCTACATAGCAACTTTGACAATTTTTCACGAATGGCCACACTGATTTCAACATATAAAAATGAAAATACCATTGTGCTCGATGGTGGGGATTTTGCAGACTTTAAAAGCATTGAACTGCAGGGCACAAAAGGCATCGCAGCTATTGAGCTGTTAGAAGAAGTGGGATATGACGCCTTAACCATAGGAAACAACGAGATGTTCAATGGTGTGGGAACTCTCGAGCATATGGCGAGTCATAGCTCCGTTCCTTTTATCAGCAACAATTTGGTGAAAAAAGATTTGAGTATCATTCAAGGAGTTGTTTCCAGCGCTATTGTGGTGAAAAATGGTCTCCGCATTTTGATTACCGGTTCATCTCCGGATATGGGGGTTTTCAATGAGGGTCTAGGAATCCATGTATATTCTTATAAAGACATGATAGCAAACGAAATCAAACGCAATGAAGGTCAGTATGACCTGTGTATTCTACTGAGCCATATAGGCACGGTAGCCGATGAGGAAGTGGCAGAGGATATTTCGGAAATAGATATCATTCTGTCTGCACATGATCATCAGCTGTATAATGAAGCGAAAATTGCCCATGGCACCATCATGAACAGTGCTGGCAATTACGGTGAATACTTAGGGATTGTGGACATTGAAATAAACGAAAATAAACAAGTAGAACTGATTTATTCGGCCACTCTCCCAACAAAAAACGAAGAAATTGATGAACGTATAACGACCATTTTGAAAGAGAATAAAGCAAAAGCCATAATGACATTGAGTCGTCCCCTCTATCATCTTGAACAACCACTTTGGCATGATGTCCTGGAAGAAAATCCGCTGACAAATCTCATTGCAGACGGATTGAAAGATATGTTAAAGTGCGAGATTGGATTAATCAACAGTGGCATTGCGAATTCAGGTGTTTTTCACGATCTATCCCATAAAAAGTTAATCGAGGTATGTCCGTCCCCCCTAAACCCCACATCATTTGAAGTGAAAGGCAAAGACATCAAGTTAGCGTTGGAGCAATCACTAGATGCCCAGGTTTGTTTGGCAGATGGCAGAGGACCTGGCTTCAGAGGGAAATTCGTTGGCAGGCTGCACATTTCCGGAGCTGACATAATTCACGACGGCAAAACAATTGAAGGTGTAATGATTGGCAAAAGGCTAATGGAAGACGAGGTTTGGTATTCAGTCGCTAGTTCCGATTATTTACAGCGCGGTTCTGGCTACCCATCACTTGCCCATAACCGAAATGATCAGTATAGCCCGGATGAAATCAAAGATGTTATACGTCAGTATGCAAATCAACCCGACTTTGTAGAGCGTGCAATGATGAATCGATGGAAACAAGTGGCGAGTGTGAGTGTGTGA
- a CDS encoding formate--tetrahydrofolate ligase encodes MTFTDLSIATNATMLPIQEIADKAGIPRKALELYGNFKAKIDVSSLPPATKNGKVVLVTAISPTPAGEGKSTVTVGLADAFNQLNESVIVALREPSLGPVMGVKGGATGGGFAQVLPMEDINLHFTGDIHAITTANNALSAFIDNHLHQGNELNLDPRRIAWKRVLDMNDRALRQITIGLGGPMQGIPRQDGFDITVASEIMAVLCLATSLEDLKEKLAQMVIAYTYDKEPVTVRQLGVEGSLTMLLKDAFKPNLVQTIEGTPAIIHGGPFANIAHGCNSLMATNTARRLADIVVTEAGFGADLGAEKFMHIKSRKGNFHPDAVVIVATVRALKMHGGVLKSELTQPNADAVKRGMTNLAKHVDTVRQFGIEPVIALNRFITDSQEEMQEIMEWAQIQGVNIALTNVWEQGGKGGLELAKLVKQELDIPTDFKLLYDEMDSVEEKLRVIVQQVYGGAGVQLTDSAKKKLAELKKYGWDALPICMAKTQYSLSDQPSLLGRPEGFVITIRDIIPKLGAGFLVCLTGDIMTMPGLPKQPAALKMDIDAEGNAVGLF; translated from the coding sequence ATGACATTTACAGACTTATCCATCGCAACGAATGCAACCATGTTACCAATCCAGGAAATCGCAGACAAAGCAGGGATTCCTAGAAAAGCACTTGAACTTTACGGCAATTTCAAAGCCAAAATTGACGTTTCTTCCCTGCCACCTGCAACGAAAAATGGAAAAGTTGTCTTAGTTACCGCCATCAGTCCGACGCCCGCAGGAGAAGGAAAATCAACCGTGACAGTAGGATTGGCTGACGCGTTCAACCAGTTGAATGAATCGGTCATTGTTGCATTGCGTGAACCGTCTTTAGGTCCTGTAATGGGTGTAAAAGGTGGTGCCACTGGTGGTGGATTTGCGCAAGTATTGCCAATGGAAGATATCAACCTACATTTTACGGGAGATATCCATGCCATCACGACTGCCAATAACGCATTATCCGCATTTATTGATAATCATTTACATCAAGGAAATGAATTGAATCTCGACCCACGAAGAATTGCATGGAAACGAGTGCTCGATATGAATGACCGTGCATTAAGACAAATTACCATTGGATTGGGCGGTCCTATGCAAGGAATCCCTAGACAAGATGGTTTCGATATCACTGTAGCTTCTGAAATCATGGCCGTTCTTTGCCTTGCCACTTCTTTGGAAGATTTGAAGGAGAAGCTTGCGCAAATGGTCATTGCGTATACATACGATAAAGAACCCGTAACGGTTCGTCAGTTAGGCGTAGAAGGCTCCTTGACGATGCTTTTAAAAGATGCCTTCAAGCCGAACTTGGTCCAAACCATAGAAGGAACACCCGCCATTATTCACGGTGGTCCTTTTGCCAATATTGCACATGGCTGCAACTCCTTGATGGCAACCAACACAGCAAGAAGACTTGCTGATATCGTCGTAACAGAAGCAGGATTCGGAGCAGACCTAGGTGCGGAGAAATTCATGCACATAAAATCAAGAAAAGGTAACTTCCATCCTGATGCCGTTGTCATAGTCGCAACGGTTCGTGCATTGAAAATGCATGGTGGCGTCTTGAAAAGCGAGCTGACACAGCCAAATGCTGATGCAGTTAAACGAGGCATGACCAATTTGGCGAAGCATGTGGATACCGTCCGTCAGTTTGGCATTGAGCCGGTGATTGCTTTGAACCGTTTTATTACCGATTCACAAGAGGAAATGCAAGAAATTATGGAGTGGGCTCAAATACAAGGCGTGAATATTGCCCTGACAAATGTGTGGGAGCAAGGTGGCAAAGGTGGGCTTGAATTGGCGAAGCTCGTCAAACAAGAACTGGACATACCTACTGACTTCAAGTTACTGTATGACGAAATGGACTCCGTCGAAGAAAAACTACGTGTGATTGTTCAACAAGTATACGGTGGAGCTGGCGTACAGTTAACGGACAGCGCGAAGAAAAAGCTGGCCGAATTGAAGAAATACGGCTGGGATGCTTTGCCTATTTGCATGGCCAAAACACAATATTCCCTTTCGGATCAACCGTCCCTTCTTGGTCGCCCTGAAGGCTTCGTTATTACCATTCGCGATATCATCCCAAAACTGGGTGCAGGGTTCCTAGTCTGCCTGACGGGTGATATCATGACGATGCCCGGATTGCCAAAACAACCAGCAGCGTTAAAAATGGATATTGATGCAGAAGGAAATGCTGTCGGGTTGTTTTAA
- a CDS encoding YebC/PmpR family DNA-binding transcriptional regulator has protein sequence MGRKWNNIKEKKASKDSNTSRIYAKFGREIYVAAKQGEPDPESNRALKVVLERAKTYSVPKTIIDRAIEKAKGGSEENYDELRYEGFGPSGSMVIVETLTNNVNRTASDVRAAFGKNGGNMGVSGSVAYMFDATAVIGIEGKSADEVFELLVEADVDVRDVLEEEESVIVYAEPDQFHAVQEAFKNVGITEFTVAELTMLAQNDITLEQDAQAQFEKMIDAIEDLEDVQQVYHNVDLGE, from the coding sequence ATGGGACGTAAGTGGAATAATATTAAAGAAAAGAAAGCTTCAAAGGATTCAAATACAAGTCGGATTTATGCAAAGTTTGGTCGCGAAATTTATGTGGCAGCTAAACAAGGTGAGCCGGATCCAGAATCAAACCGTGCACTTAAAGTTGTACTTGAGCGTGCGAAAACGTACAGTGTGCCAAAAACTATTATTGATCGTGCGATTGAAAAGGCAAAAGGCGGTTCGGAAGAAAACTACGATGAACTTCGTTATGAAGGTTTTGGTCCAAGTGGATCGATGGTTATCGTTGAAACACTGACGAACAACGTAAACCGTACAGCTTCGGATGTACGCGCGGCATTTGGTAAAAATGGCGGGAACATGGGTGTAAGTGGATCGGTTGCCTACATGTTTGACGCAACGGCTGTCATTGGTATTGAAGGCAAATCAGCAGACGAAGTATTTGAACTTTTAGTAGAAGCGGACGTTGATGTACGTGACGTATTAGAAGAAGAGGAATCAGTGATTGTATATGCTGAGCCTGATCAGTTCCATGCTGTGCAAGAAGCATTCAAAAACGTAGGAATTACTGAATTTACAGTTGCTGAACTGACGATGCTAGCACAAAATGACATCACGCTTGAACAAGATGCACAAGCGCAATTCGAGAAAATGATTGATGCGATTGAAGACCTAGAAGACGTTCAACAAGTCTACCATAACGTGGATTTAGGTGAATAA
- a CDS encoding YjcZ family sporulation protein, producing MDYYGGGYGQCGGYGPCGGQYDHCSRRGGSTFAIIVVLFILLIIIGASFHHRKC from the coding sequence ATGGATTATTACGGCGGCGGTTACGGTCAATGTGGTGGCTATGGACCATGTGGTGGTCAATACGACCACTGCTCTCGTAGAGGCGGGAGTACTTTTGCAATAATTGTAGTTCTTTTCATTTTACTAATTATCATCGGTGCATCTTTCCACCATAGAAAATGCTAG
- a CDS encoding amino acid permease has translation MNTNKKLGLWILTALVVGNMVGSGIFMLPRTLSEVASPAGVLSAWLITGFGVLMIALVFGNLALRKPNLTGGPQIYAKELFKPGSNASTLSGFMSSWGYWIGNVAGNVAIITTFAGYLSTFFPILVNQAELFTIGNFTLKMGNALTFTVCTLLLWGVHYIILNGLENAGKINFVATATKVIGFILFIVIGLFAFQKANILPFVAPRYDELGQSIGLLGQVNGAAVATLWAFVGVESAVVFASRAKKPIDVKRATTIGLLIALTIYVGISTLVLGMLSHEALIASDKPLIDAISTVLGPVGGKILAAIGLVSLFGSTIGWVMLSAEIPYQAAKQGLFLPSFAKVNKNGIPVFSLVITNLVAQVFIFSTVSNTIAAAFDFIIIVATLSYLVPYFISSAFQLKLVFTGETYKNGRGRITDGIIGVLATLYSIWVIYAGTADLKTFTFGVILLASGILFYSRVKKANNNI, from the coding sequence ATGAACACGAACAAAAAACTAGGTTTATGGATTTTAACTGCGTTAGTAGTTGGAAATATGGTGGGATCCGGCATTTTTATGCTCCCCCGCACATTGAGTGAAGTTGCAAGCCCTGCCGGTGTATTATCCGCTTGGTTGATTACGGGATTTGGAGTGTTGATGATTGCACTCGTGTTTGGCAATCTTGCATTGAGAAAACCAAATTTAACTGGTGGTCCACAGATTTATGCAAAGGAATTGTTTAAGCCGGGCAGTAACGCTTCCACGTTGTCAGGATTTATGTCTTCTTGGGGATATTGGATTGGTAATGTTGCTGGTAATGTTGCCATCATCACCACTTTTGCAGGTTATTTGTCCACGTTCTTCCCTATTTTAGTTAATCAGGCTGAACTGTTTACCATTGGTAACTTCACTTTAAAAATGGGGAATGCACTTACCTTTACAGTTTGTACATTATTGTTATGGGGTGTGCATTATATCATCCTAAACGGTCTAGAAAATGCCGGGAAGATAAATTTTGTTGCCACTGCCACGAAAGTAATTGGATTCATATTATTTATTGTAATTGGTCTATTTGCATTTCAAAAAGCGAACATTCTTCCTTTTGTAGCGCCGAGATATGATGAGCTTGGACAATCTATTGGTCTTTTGGGGCAAGTTAATGGTGCAGCAGTAGCAACTCTTTGGGCATTCGTTGGTGTTGAATCTGCCGTAGTATTTGCATCTCGTGCTAAAAAACCAATCGATGTTAAGCGTGCAACGACGATTGGACTACTTATTGCTCTTACCATTTATGTAGGGATCAGCACGCTAGTTTTAGGAATGTTAAGCCATGAAGCACTAATCGCTTCTGATAAACCACTTATCGATGCCATTTCAACTGTGTTGGGACCAGTCGGTGGAAAAATTCTTGCCGCCATCGGTCTGGTCAGTTTATTTGGTTCCACAATTGGTTGGGTTATGCTGAGTGCTGAAATTCCTTACCAGGCAGCTAAACAAGGTTTATTTCTCCCTTCATTCGCAAAAGTAAATAAGAATGGGATACCTGTCTTTTCTTTAGTCATCACTAATTTAGTTGCACAGGTGTTCATATTCTCCACGGTATCAAATACGATAGCAGCCGCCTTTGATTTCATCATTATCGTCGCAACGCTGTCATATTTAGTTCCTTATTTCATTTCTTCTGCTTTCCAGTTGAAGCTGGTCTTTACTGGTGAAACATATAAAAATGGAAGAGGTAGAATTACGGATGGGATTATAGGAGTTCTTGCTACCCTTTACTCCATTTGGGTTATTTATGCAGGTACAGCCGACCTCAAGACTTTTACATTTGGTGTAATCCTATTAGCCAGCGGGATTCTGTTTTACAGTCGAGTTAAAAAAGCAAACAACAACATTTAA
- a CDS encoding MerR family transcriptional regulator, with amino-acid sequence MEYTVQKLGKMSGISSRTLRYYDEMNLLKPARINSSGYRIYGQAEVNKLQQILFYRELGLSLEHIKQIVNNPSFDGVKALNDHRSQLLDKRKQLDLLIANVEKTISSTEGRSTMTNDEKFEGFKQKMVDDNEQQYGKEIRAKYGDDTVNQSNSKLKNMTQAQHDEVTKLANEIAMTLAEAFKTGDPASEKAQKAAELHKQWLMYYWPKYSKEAHAGLGQMYVDDERFTAYYDKEQSGTAAFFRDAIQIYTGMKS; translated from the coding sequence ATGGAATACACAGTTCAAAAATTAGGGAAAATGTCGGGAATCAGTTCACGCACATTGCGATACTATGACGAGATGAATCTTCTCAAGCCGGCGAGAATCAATTCATCAGGATATCGGATATATGGTCAAGCGGAAGTCAATAAGTTACAGCAAATCTTGTTTTATAGAGAACTAGGTTTGAGTCTCGAACACATCAAACAAATCGTGAACAATCCTTCATTTGATGGTGTGAAAGCCTTGAATGATCATCGTTCACAACTCCTCGACAAACGAAAGCAACTAGATCTACTGATTGCCAACGTGGAAAAAACGATTTCTTCAACAGAAGGGAGAAGTACCATGACGAACGATGAGAAATTTGAAGGCTTCAAACAAAAAATGGTAGATGATAATGAACAACAATACGGCAAAGAAATTCGTGCGAAATATGGAGATGACACGGTCAATCAATCAAATAGCAAATTAAAAAACATGACGCAGGCACAACATGATGAAGTAACAAAGCTTGCCAATGAAATTGCCATGACTTTAGCGGAAGCTTTCAAGACGGGAGATCCCGCAAGTGAGAAAGCCCAAAAAGCCGCTGAACTGCATAAACAATGGCTTATGTACTATTGGCCAAAGTATAGCAAGGAAGCACATGCAGGACTTGGGCAGATGTATGTGGATGATGAACGCTTTACTGCCTACTATGATAAAGAACAGTCAGGAACGGCTGCATTCTTCAGAGATGCCATTCAAATTTATACCGGTATGAAGTCATAA
- the asnB gene encoding asparagine synthase (glutamine-hydrolyzing) gives MCGITGWVHFERDLRTQASVVENMTKTLAKRGPDDENVWLESHAVFGHRRLTVVDPIGGRQPMTKVQHDTRYTLCYNGELYNTEDLRKELLRKGYTFSGHSDTEVLLTSYIEWQEKCVEYFNGIFAFAIWDEKDQKVFIARDRLGVKPLFYTEHGGGLLFASEIKALLAHPDMKTQLSREGLAEVLAVGPSRKPGSGVFHGVKELRPAHALTVSRQGLRIWRYWNVKSEHHTDSVDETAEKVRFLVTDAVERQLVSDVPLCSFLSGGVDSSAITAIAANRYKLEAKGPLHTYSIDYEDNAKFFKANEFQPNADGPWIDKVVNTFGTVHHSSIITQDQLIDYLTEAVHVRDLPGMADVDSSLLWFCREIKEDFTVGLSGECADEIFGGYPWFHNANDLNGTGFPWMRSTTERVSLLKDDWRKKLKLEDYARQAYEQSVAETPRLDGESSLEAKRREMFYLNMVWFMTTLLDRKDRMSMGASLEVRVPFADHRLVEYAWNIPWEIKMAGNREKGILRKALEGMLPDEVLYRKKSPYPKTHNPYYTDRVQGWLKDILIDKNSILHELFDRDRLNELVESKGTAFKVPWFGQLMSGPQLLAHLAQMHVWYKDNNIQLID, from the coding sequence ATGTGTGGAATTACAGGATGGGTTCACTTTGAACGCGACTTGCGAACACAAGCATCTGTAGTTGAAAACATGACAAAAACATTGGCCAAACGCGGACCCGATGATGAAAATGTATGGTTAGAATCACATGCAGTATTTGGGCACCGACGATTGACAGTTGTTGATCCTATAGGTGGCAGGCAGCCAATGACGAAAGTACAGCATGATACCCGCTATACACTTTGCTATAACGGAGAATTATATAACACGGAAGATCTTCGGAAGGAATTACTGCGAAAAGGCTATACCTTCTCTGGACACTCCGATACAGAAGTACTACTGACTTCCTACATTGAATGGCAAGAAAAGTGTGTGGAATATTTCAATGGCATATTTGCCTTTGCCATTTGGGATGAAAAGGATCAAAAAGTGTTTATTGCTCGCGATCGTTTAGGCGTAAAACCGCTGTTTTATACGGAACATGGCGGGGGCTTGCTTTTCGCTTCAGAAATTAAAGCTCTTCTTGCCCATCCAGATATGAAAACGCAACTGTCTCGAGAAGGATTAGCAGAAGTTCTGGCTGTGGGGCCATCCCGAAAACCCGGTTCCGGGGTATTCCATGGAGTGAAGGAATTGCGACCTGCTCACGCATTAACCGTTTCACGCCAAGGTCTTCGAATTTGGCGCTACTGGAACGTCAAAAGTGAACATCACACAGATTCAGTGGATGAAACGGCAGAAAAAGTTCGTTTCCTCGTAACGGATGCCGTCGAACGTCAACTTGTATCAGACGTTCCACTCTGTTCCTTTTTATCAGGTGGGGTTGATTCCAGTGCCATTACGGCCATAGCAGCCAATCGTTACAAATTAGAAGCAAAAGGACCTCTTCATACTTATTCCATTGACTATGAAGACAATGCCAAGTTTTTTAAAGCGAATGAATTTCAGCCGAATGCCGACGGACCTTGGATTGATAAAGTCGTCAATACATTCGGAACCGTGCATCACTCTTCCATCATTACGCAAGATCAACTAATAGATTATCTGACTGAAGCTGTGCATGTCCGTGATTTACCTGGTATGGCGGATGTTGACTCTTCCTTGTTGTGGTTTTGCAGAGAAATAAAAGAGGATTTCACAGTTGGCTTGTCCGGGGAGTGCGCGGATGAAATTTTTGGTGGTTATCCATGGTTTCACAATGCAAATGATTTAAATGGCACTGGTTTTCCGTGGATGCGCTCCACAACCGAGCGAGTCTCCTTATTAAAAGATGATTGGCGCAAAAAACTCAAACTCGAAGATTACGCACGTCAGGCCTATGAACAGAGTGTTGCCGAAACTCCTCGTCTCGATGGCGAATCAAGTCTTGAAGCAAAACGGCGAGAAATGTTTTATCTGAACATGGTTTGGTTCATGACAACACTTCTTGATCGTAAAGACCGAATGAGTATGGGAGCTAGCTTGGAAGTGCGGGTACCATTTGCCGATCACCGGCTTGTCGAATATGCCTGGAATATTCCTTGGGAAATAAAAATGGCGGGAAATCGGGAAAAAGGTATCTTGCGAAAAGCATTAGAGGGCATGTTACCAGACGAAGTCCTTTACCGCAAAAAAAGCCCTTATCCTAAAACCCATAATCCGTATTACACCGACCGTGTCCAAGGCTGGCTGAAAGACATTCTGATTGACAAAAATTCGATTCTGCATGAACTATTTGACCGTGACCGGTTGAATGAATTGGTTGAGTCGAAAGGAACTGCATTCAAAGTTCCATGGTTTGGTCAATTGATGTCTGGGCCACAGCTTCTTGCCCATCTCGCTCAAATGCACGTTTGGTATAAAGATAACAATATTCAATTGATTGATTGA
- a CDS encoding DinB family protein: MKTFFQYNWIVREEWYKWCEDVPQEELLKGRTGGVGGILHTLFHIIDVEWSWIRVLQGKPDFQESFDEYQSLERVKELDALFQKDVREFVHAWDNHMEMNELQETRQDGSIEILTWGEVMRHTIAHEIHHIGQLSVWSRELGKKPVSANLIRKGLATLKP, from the coding sequence ATGAAGACATTTTTTCAGTACAACTGGATTGTAAGAGAAGAATGGTACAAATGGTGTGAAGACGTACCTCAGGAGGAATTATTAAAAGGCCGGACAGGTGGAGTGGGGGGGATTTTGCACACATTATTCCATATTATCGATGTGGAGTGGAGCTGGATTCGTGTCTTGCAAGGTAAGCCTGATTTCCAGGAGAGTTTTGACGAGTATCAAAGTCTGGAGCGGGTGAAGGAATTGGATGCACTCTTTCAAAAAGACGTAAGAGAGTTTGTCCATGCATGGGATAACCATATGGAAATGAACGAATTACAAGAAACCAGACAGGATGGAAGCATCGAAATTCTCACATGGGGAGAAGTGATGCGTCACACCATTGCGCACGAAATCCACCATATAGGCCAGTTATCCGTTTGGTCTCGTGAGTTAGGGAAAAAACCGGTATCTGCAAATTTGATTAGAAAAGGACTCGCAACTTTAAAACCTTGA
- a CDS encoding GNAT family N-acetyltransferase, producing the protein MKPSILIRPYKPSDYPFIKQLNQLEGWNNLVEKEEDTKKAWDHSNIAYVATINEVIVAYVRGMTDQAITLYICEILVSEQVRGQGVGQQLLKFVHNQYSTTRMEMLASSTSHTYYEQHGFRPFYGFRKTLPEWN; encoded by the coding sequence ATGAAACCTTCCATACTAATCCGCCCATACAAACCGAGTGACTATCCATTCATCAAGCAATTGAACCAGCTAGAAGGATGGAATAATCTTGTAGAAAAAGAAGAAGACACAAAAAAAGCGTGGGATCATTCCAATATTGCATATGTTGCAACAATCAATGAAGTAATAGTTGCCTATGTGAGGGGAATGACCGATCAAGCAATCACCCTTTATATTTGTGAAATCCTCGTCAGTGAACAGGTACGAGGTCAGGGAGTTGGGCAACAGTTGCTCAAGTTTGTACATAACCAATACTCAACAACCAGAATGGAAATGTTGGCAAGCTCCACATCACATACTTATTATGAACAACATGGCTTCAGACCTTTTTATGGATTCCGTAAAACATTACCTGAATGGAATTAA